From Campylobacter sp. MIT 12-8780, the proteins below share one genomic window:
- a CDS encoding peptidylprolyl isomerase, translating into MITWMQRHKKWLVITMWISAIAFVGAGAVSWGSVDLNFNRNTSVAKVGDEKISFVEFNQKFNRIFTYFNQISNGTLTEAKAKEQGLDTLALQSLVEDKLLVSFAKTLGLSVSEDEILNLLISDENFWDSNKGFDKNIYYSILAQNDIKASQYEDMLASDILLRKLSVLFNLPVKEEELKMLASNYFMQDVLSIEPFKAKNVKIDINETKLEALWQGIKEDFKTEKRYFISNYFIPLEKHEFSEAELQTYYDKNKQNYTDFSGKILSFQEAKEELKKDLGLDKLKDEANQKYLALNKKELDFQKELILNQTDIYYPLELLEKTNAGGVLKPFKFEDGYMIVRLNAYEGVRTKSFEEAREQVLPIYEEQERKAELEKQAKEALNNFKGKNIGSVSRDSLRNPERVDEEVMNDAEFSLFLMNVFNSDQNKSFVLLDDKAILYEIKAQNLLNNSKLNEYKTTLEQEAKNAKASELRQELLTELRKRYAVEIYYKGNIN; encoded by the coding sequence ATGATTACTTGGATGCAAAGACATAAAAAATGGCTTGTTATTACGATGTGGATAAGTGCGATTGCTTTTGTTGGAGCAGGTGCGGTAAGCTGGGGAAGCGTGGATTTAAATTTCAACCGAAATACTTCTGTAGCAAAAGTTGGCGATGAAAAAATAAGCTTTGTTGAGTTTAATCAAAAATTTAACCGAATTTTTACTTATTTTAACCAAATCAGCAATGGCACACTCACAGAAGCTAAAGCAAAAGAACAAGGTCTTGATACACTAGCTTTGCAAAGCCTCGTTGAGGATAAACTGCTCGTTTCTTTTGCAAAAACGCTCGGCTTAAGTGTGAGCGAGGATGAAATTTTAAATCTTTTAATCTCTGATGAAAACTTTTGGGATAGCAACAAAGGCTTTGATAAAAATATATATTATAGCATACTCGCACAAAATGATATCAAAGCAAGCCAATACGAAGATATGCTCGCAAGCGATATTTTACTTCGCAAACTTAGCGTGCTTTTTAATCTGCCCGTGAAAGAAGAAGAACTAAAGATGCTTGCTTCAAATTATTTTATGCAAGATGTTTTAAGCATAGAACCTTTTAAAGCCAAAAATGTTAAAATCGATATCAATGAAACCAAGCTTGAAGCACTTTGGCAAGGGATAAAAGAGGACTTTAAAACTGAAAAAAGGTATTTTATCTCAAACTATTTTATCCCTTTAGAAAAACACGAATTTAGCGAGGCTGAGTTGCAAACATACTATGACAAAAATAAGCAAAATTATACTGATTTTAGTGGCAAAATTTTAAGTTTTCAAGAAGCCAAAGAAGAGCTCAAAAAAGACTTGGGACTTGATAAACTCAAAGATGAAGCTAATCAAAAATACCTTGCCCTAAATAAAAAAGAACTTGACTTTCAAAAAGAACTTATCCTTAACCAAACAGATATTTACTATCCTTTAGAATTGCTTGAAAAAACAAATGCTGGTGGCGTGCTTAAGCCTTTTAAATTTGAAGATGGCTATATGATAGTAAGATTAAACGCTTACGAGGGCGTGCGAACAAAAAGTTTTGAAGAGGCAAGGGAACAAGTTTTGCCGATCTATGAAGAGCAAGAAAGAAAAGCAGAGCTTGAAAAACAAGCCAAGGAAGCTTTAAATAATTTTAAAGGCAAAAACATAGGCTCAGTAAGTAGAGACTCTTTAAGAAATCCTGAACGTGTCGATGAAGAAGTGATGAATGATGCTGAATTTAGCCTTTTTTTAATGAATGTGTTTAATTCAGATCAAAACAAGTCCTTTGTCTTACTTGATGATAAGGCAATTTTATATGAGATTAAAGCACAAAATTTGCTTAATAACTCAAAACTTAACGAATACAAAACAACCTTAGAACAAGAAGCTAAAAATGCCAAAGCAAGTGAGTTAAGACAAGAGTTGCTTACAGAACTTCGCAAAAGATACGCAGTAGAAATTTATTATAAAGGGAATATAAATTGA
- the ftsA gene encoding cell division protein FtsA, with the protein MNILGIDLGSTQTCAILAQKDEEGLKIIGFGKAKTQGVKKGAITNIELSSKSIEQAVRNAQMMSGVHYDKVVVSISGSYAKSVDSIGVANIPDHEISIKEIHRAVSTAKLTANIPSGYEIIHVLPYNFKVDDLEHVDDPLGMSGNRLEVATHIIISQEAHIKNLKKAVELADLRVDNFVLSGYASAIACLDESEKELGAVLVDMGGAICDIVVHMGNSVRANECLPIGSNNITQDLSIALHTPLKEAEKIKLNYANLSNQPNTLIQVPSMGDEKKVNEYKLEVISNVIYARADETLMILAKILSENPYANTAGAGIVLTGGMTKLASIDELTSAMFDNKSVRVASARKDLISGFAEIFSDPENTCAIGLCLYGAGYFTPYELDSNQKLRYKGELELYNAPIKQELVLVEEDDERKSEFVDENLQENDTIAIKDHLDLRTTKGKKTDGVLSRLWDKLTNQF; encoded by the coding sequence TTGAATATTTTAGGAATTGATCTAGGCTCAACGCAAACTTGTGCGATACTAGCGCAAAAAGATGAAGAGGGACTTAAGATAATAGGTTTTGGAAAAGCTAAAACTCAAGGCGTAAAAAAAGGTGCGATCACTAACATAGAGCTTTCTTCAAAGTCCATAGAACAAGCCGTTAGGAATGCTCAAATGATGAGTGGAGTGCATTATGATAAGGTTGTGGTTTCTATATCTGGTTCTTATGCTAAAAGTGTTGATAGCATAGGCGTTGCAAATATACCAGATCATGAGATCAGCATAAAAGAAATTCACCGAGCCGTAAGCACTGCAAAACTTACTGCAAATATCCCAAGTGGCTATGAAATCATTCATGTTTTGCCTTATAATTTTAAAGTTGATGATTTAGAGCATGTTGATGATCCCTTAGGAATGAGTGGCAATCGCTTAGAAGTGGCTACTCATATCATCATTTCACAAGAAGCGCATATCAAAAACCTCAAAAAAGCCGTTGAGCTAGCTGATCTAAGAGTGGATAACTTCGTGCTTTCAGGCTATGCTTCAGCTATTGCTTGTCTTGATGAAAGTGAAAAAGAACTTGGGGCTGTGCTTGTGGATATGGGCGGGGCAATTTGTGATATAGTTGTTCATATGGGCAACTCAGTGCGGGCAAATGAATGCTTACCTATAGGATCAAACAACATCACTCAAGACTTATCCATCGCCTTGCATACACCTTTAAAAGAGGCTGAAAAGATCAAACTTAATTACGCAAATCTTTCCAATCAGCCAAATACCCTTATACAAGTGCCTTCTATGGGTGATGAAAAAAAAGTGAATGAATACAAGCTTGAGGTTATTTCAAATGTCATTTACGCAAGAGCTGATGAAACTTTGATGATTTTAGCAAAAATACTAAGCGAGAACCCTTATGCGAATACTGCTGGTGCTGGCATAGTGCTTACCGGAGGTATGACAAAGCTGGCAAGTATTGATGAGCTAACTTCTGCAATGTTTGATAATAAATCCGTGCGTGTAGCAAGCGCAAGAAAAGATCTTATTTCTGGTTTTGCTGAAATTTTTTCAGATCCTGAAAATACTTGTGCTATAGGACTTTGTTTATATGGGGCTGGGTATTTTACACCTTATGAGCTTGATTCAAATCAAAAGCTCCGCTACAAAGGCGAACTTGAGCTTTATAACGCACCAATCAAACAAGAACTTGTTTTAGTCGAAGAAGATGATGAAAGAAAAAGCGAATTTGTAGATGAAAATTTACAAGAAAATGATACAATAGCGATTAAAGATCATTTGGATTTAAGAACAACAAAAGGCAAAAAAACTGATGGTGTATTGTCTCGTTTGTGGGATAAATTAACAAACCAATTTTAA
- the ftsZ gene encoding cell division protein FtsZ, giving the protein MSEFTVEEMQHAKGAKIKIIGCGGGGGNMINHMMNMGLNNLDLIVANTDGQALTKSLAKTKIQLGEKTTRGLGAGGDPDVGAESAKENFEEIKAALDQSDIVFIASGFGGGTGTGATPIVARAAKEVGALTVSVITMPFAFEGAKKKKFAEAGLTELKKESDSILVIQNEKVKNLIDKKASAREVYALIDDVLARAVKGMVSILLDNGRVNVDFADIKTIMSHRGLALMGMGSAQGENAAMEALANALESPLLDGLNVKNAKGLILNFKHHPSFPFLQIDAAAQSLAESLGSDVSYKYGYYEDESMEEDSVEVTIIATGFEYQDQHGKIDPAVSKENESKKAPYVGLGMTGTFNNDEIITHLEVPTWIRKQMD; this is encoded by the coding sequence ATGAGTGAATTTACGGTTGAAGAAATGCAGCACGCAAAGGGTGCAAAGATTAAGATTATAGGCTGCGGTGGTGGCGGTGGCAATATGATCAACCACATGATGAATATGGGCTTAAATAATCTTGATCTTATCGTAGCGAATACAGACGGACAAGCACTTACCAAATCTTTAGCCAAAACCAAAATTCAACTTGGAGAAAAAACTACAAGAGGACTCGGAGCTGGTGGCGATCCAGATGTGGGAGCTGAAAGCGCAAAAGAAAACTTCGAAGAGATTAAAGCCGCTCTTGATCAAAGTGATATTGTCTTTATAGCTTCTGGTTTTGGCGGTGGCACAGGCACTGGAGCTACTCCTATCGTAGCTAGAGCCGCTAAAGAAGTAGGTGCTTTAACCGTTTCTGTTATCACTATGCCTTTTGCTTTTGAAGGGGCAAAAAAGAAAAAATTTGCTGAAGCAGGCTTAACAGAACTTAAAAAAGAAAGTGATTCTATACTTGTCATTCAAAATGAAAAAGTCAAAAATCTCATCGATAAAAAAGCCTCAGCAAGGGAAGTATATGCATTAATCGATGATGTTTTAGCTCGTGCAGTTAAAGGTATGGTATCAATCTTGCTTGATAATGGACGCGTGAATGTTGATTTTGCTGATATTAAAACTATAATGAGTCATAGAGGCTTAGCCTTAATGGGTATGGGCTCTGCACAAGGTGAAAATGCGGCCATGGAAGCTCTTGCAAACGCTCTTGAATCTCCTTTACTTGATGGGCTTAATGTCAAAAATGCTAAAGGACTTATCTTGAATTTTAAACACCATCCAAGTTTTCCTTTCTTACAAATAGATGCTGCAGCTCAAAGCTTAGCAGAATCACTAGGTAGCGATGTAAGCTATAAATATGGCTACTATGAAGATGAAAGCATGGAAGAAGATAGTGTTGAAGTAACTATCATCGCTACTGGCTTTGAATACCAAGATCAGCATGGGAAAATAGATCCTGCTGTAAGTAAGGAAAACGAAAGCAAAAAAGCTCCTTATGTTGGGCTTGGTATGACAGGAACTTTTAATAATGATGAAATCATCACTCATTTAGAAGTGCCAACTTGGATTCGCAAGCAAATGGATTGA
- a CDS encoding HIT family protein, whose product MQHLYAPWRQQYFEEDRSICPFCAASKKLRSDEELGVFFRAKYCFGVMNLYPYSPGHFMIIPYTHEENIENLEFEIWQEMSEKVREGVKILKESFHAKGVNIGMNLGEQAGAGISMHCHYHLVPRWNGDTNFITTIGQTRVCSRDLKEVYLKLCEAFSS is encoded by the coding sequence ATGCAGCACTTATATGCACCTTGGAGGCAGCAGTATTTTGAGGAAGACAGGAGTATTTGTCCTTTTTGTGCGGCGAGTAAAAAGCTTAGAAGCGATGAGGAATTGGGCGTATTTTTTAGGGCGAAGTATTGTTTTGGTGTGATGAATTTATATCCGTATTCGCCCGGGCATTTTATGATTATCCCTTATACGCACGAAGAAAATATCGAAAATTTAGAGTTTGAAATTTGGCAGGAGATGAGTGAAAAAGTGCGTGAGGGGGTGAAAATTTTAAAAGAGAGTTTTCATGCAAAAGGTGTAAATATAGGTATGAACTTAGGCGAGCAAGCAGGAGCTGGCATAAGCATGCATTGTCATTACCATCTTGTGCCAAGGTGGAATGGTGACACAAATTTCATCACAACCATAGGACAAACAAGGGTTTGCAGTAGGGACTTAAAAGAAGTGTATCTTAAGCTTTGCGAGGCATTTTCAAGCTGA
- the trpC gene encoding indole-3-glycerol phosphate synthase TrpC, with the protein MILEDIFKKTKQDLELRKKSVSLAELEKKAFTRNVKDFFAFFSKDTKKIQVIAEVKKASPSKGVIRADFKPLQIALNYEAAGACGISVLTEPHYFQGSLEYLEQIAQKVSLPLLRKDFIFDEYQILEARAFGADFILLIAKMLDKNELKSLYEFAKSLNLEVLFEVHNKEDLDKALFVDANIIGINHRNLNDFTMNMRLCEELIAFMPRDKFIVAESGLDSKKVLLELQEIGVNAFLMGEYFMRQSDEKLALKSLIEQ; encoded by the coding sequence ATGATCTTAGAAGATATTTTTAAAAAAACAAAACAGGATTTAGAGCTAAGAAAAAAAAGCGTAAGCTTGGCAGAGCTTGAAAAAAAGGCATTTACTCGTAATGTAAAAGATTTTTTTGCTTTTTTTAGCAAGGATACAAAAAAAATTCAAGTCATTGCTGAGGTAAAAAAAGCAAGTCCAAGTAAAGGCGTGATAAGGGCTGATTTTAAGCCACTTCAGATTGCTTTAAATTATGAAGCAGCAGGAGCGTGTGGGATTTCGGTTTTAACAGAGCCTCATTATTTTCAAGGTTCGCTTGAGTATTTAGAACAAATTGCCCAAAAAGTATCCTTGCCTTTATTGAGAAAAGATTTTATCTTTGATGAGTATCAAATACTTGAAGCTAGAGCTTTTGGAGCAGATTTTATTTTATTGATTGCTAAGATGCTTGATAAAAATGAGCTTAAAAGTTTGTATGAGTTTGCAAAGTCTTTAAATTTAGAAGTTTTATTTGAGGTGCATAATAAAGAAGATTTAGACAAGGCATTGTTCGTAGATGCAAATATCATTGGCATTAATCATAGAAATTTAAATGATTTTACGATGAATATGAGGCTATGTGAAGAGCTTATAGCCTTTATGCCAAGAGATAAATTTATCGTGGCTGAAAGTGGCTTGGATAGCAAAAAAGTGCTTTTAGAGTTACAAGAAATAGGGGTAAATGCCTTTTTGATGGGCGAGTATTTTATGAGGCAGAGCGATGAAAAGCTGGCGTTAAAAAGCTTGATCGAGCAGTAA
- a CDS encoding tetratricopeptide repeat protein yields the protein MYRYIFLALLLVNFSACVVKTSSFSSPYALDTKQQSLDFKLLEAMTYNEMGEALKSRDMFLELFAEYKDEKLIENAFMISIFNNLDKKDELYELAKPYFNQSPDLMRLGVLYHIQKQDTKSAKNLLEELILRDKDFRNYELLGDIYAQNRQFALSLQNYYLAKKYLKEELDPNENLSLKIADNELILGQKQNAKKELESFVSKTGCSLKICSLLANLYSELGEKEKLQNLLFKLYELTQNKAYLDDSVRLLYEDKKYQEALNLTLAYNLDENFAFALFSALKKEQEAYHFALKAYKKTNNKRFLLIAATTEFELALKAKKVDEKVLESVIAKFEEGIDETSEALFLNYYGYLLIDHDKDIQKGIELVQRALKLENNNLFFIDSLAWGYYKQNQCQKAWELMLETMHDKEFIDSAESKAHIKAIQKCLQEEKK from the coding sequence ATGTATAGGTATATATTTTTAGCGTTATTACTTGTAAATTTCAGTGCTTGTGTTGTAAAGACTTCATCTTTTTCAAGTCCTTATGCTCTTGATACAAAGCAACAAAGCCTTGATTTTAAGCTTTTAGAAGCAATGACTTATAATGAAATGGGCGAAGCTTTAAAGTCTAGAGATATGTTTTTAGAGCTTTTTGCTGAGTATAAAGATGAAAAACTTATCGAAAATGCCTTTATGATTAGCATTTTTAACAATCTTGACAAAAAAGATGAGTTGTATGAGCTTGCAAAGCCTTATTTTAATCAAAGCCCTGATTTAATGCGTTTGGGCGTGCTTTATCATATACAAAAACAAGATACTAAGAGTGCTAAAAATTTGCTTGAGGAGCTTATTTTAAGAGATAAGGACTTTAGAAATTATGAACTTTTGGGCGATATTTACGCTCAAAATAGACAATTTGCTCTTTCTTTGCAAAATTATTATCTCGCAAAAAAATACCTTAAAGAAGAGTTGGATCCAAATGAGAATTTAAGTCTTAAAATTGCTGATAATGAGCTTATTTTAGGGCAAAAACAAAATGCAAAAAAAGAGCTTGAGAGCTTTGTATCAAAAACGGGTTGTTCTTTAAAAATTTGTTCTTTGCTTGCAAATTTATACAGCGAGCTTGGCGAAAAAGAAAAATTACAAAACTTACTTTTCAAACTTTATGAGCTTACGCAAAATAAAGCTTATCTTGATGATAGCGTGCGTTTGCTTTATGAGGATAAAAAATATCAAGAAGCCCTTAATCTAACCCTTGCATATAATCTTGATGAAAACTTTGCTTTTGCACTTTTTTCTGCTTTAAAAAAGGAACAAGAGGCATATCATTTTGCTTTAAAAGCGTATAAAAAAACAAACAATAAAAGATTTTTACTCATTGCTGCAACGACTGAATTTGAGCTTGCTTTAAAAGCAAAAAAAGTTGATGAAAAGGTGCTTGAGTCTGTAATTGCAAAATTTGAAGAAGGGATTGATGAAACAAGCGAGGCTTTATTTTTGAATTATTATGGATATTTGCTTATCGATCATGATAAGGACATTCAAAAAGGTATAGAGCTTGTGCAAAGGGCTTTGAAGCTTGAAAATAATAATTTATTTTTTATAGACTCTTTAGCTTGGGGGTATTATAAGCAAAATCAGTGTCAAAAGGCTTGGGAGCTTATGCTTGAAACTATGCACGATAAAGAATTTATTGATTCAGCAGAGTCAAAAGCACATATTAAAGCCATTCAAAAATGCTTGCAAGAGGAGAAAAAATGA
- a CDS encoding YkgJ family cysteine cluster protein yields MIYKQGFDFCFDEKACVACGGKCCVGESGNIFASFEELEAIRAFLGLEKAEFVKTYLRKVGLRYSFKECEFENGFACIFFDQKKKNCSIYELRPKQCRTFPFWDYFKKHKEELKNECIGIYF; encoded by the coding sequence ATGATATATAAACAAGGTTTTGATTTTTGTTTTGATGAAAAGGCTTGCGTAGCTTGTGGTGGTAAATGCTGTGTTGGTGAAAGTGGCAATATCTTTGCAAGTTTTGAAGAGCTAGAAGCTATAAGAGCTTTTTTGGGGCTTGAAAAGGCTGAGTTTGTAAAAACTTATCTGCGAAAAGTGGGCTTAAGATATAGTTTTAAAGAATGTGAATTTGAGAATGGTTTTGCGTGTATTTTTTTTGATCAAAAAAAGAAAAATTGCAGTATTTACGAGCTGCGTCCAAAGCAGTGTAGGACTTTTCCCTTTTGGGATTATTTTAAAAAACACAAAGAGGAATTAAAAAACGAATGTATAGGTATATATTTTTAG
- a CDS encoding tRNA1(Val) (adenine(37)-N6)-methyltransferase: MQELVFSQFKQGYRYNSDSLLLFDFVLKQRLKGRLLDMGCGCGIIGLMLKAFVPQIKLVLLDIVEQNCALARKNAEQNELEAEVLCVDFKEFIQRQAFDIIVSNPPFYSLKAMRSQDEHKNMAKFQDSLNLKDFIHQASLALKPQGKLYFCYEALALAKIVQCLSEFKLNLSQIQSVHKSKDDKARLLLIEARKGSKAPCAFLAPFCMYENGILSPQMKALQANIRIKSNDI; the protein is encoded by the coding sequence TTGCAAGAGCTTGTTTTTTCTCAATTCAAACAAGGCTATCGTTATAATAGTGATTCTTTGCTTTTGTTTGACTTTGTGTTAAAACAAAGACTTAAAGGCAGACTTTTAGATATGGGTTGTGGGTGCGGGATCATAGGCTTAATGCTTAAAGCCTTTGTGCCACAAATCAAGCTTGTTTTGCTTGATATTGTAGAGCAAAATTGTGCTTTAGCAAGGAAAAATGCAGAGCAAAATGAGCTTGAAGCTGAGGTGCTTTGTGTGGATTTTAAGGAATTTATCCAAAGGCAAGCATTTGATATCATCGTTTCAAATCCGCCATTTTATAGTCTTAAAGCTATGCGTTCACAAGATGAGCATAAAAATATGGCTAAATTTCAAGATAGTTTAAACTTAAAAGACTTCATTCATCAAGCAAGCCTTGCTTTAAAACCTCAGGGTAAATTGTATTTTTGTTATGAGGCTTTGGCTTTGGCTAAGATCGTGCAGTGTTTGAGTGAGTTTAAGTTAAACTTAAGTCAAATTCAAAGCGTGCATAAGAGCAAAGATGATAAAGCAAGATTGCTTTTGATCGAAGCTAGAAAAGGTTCAAAAGCCCCTTGTGCCTTTTTAGCCCCTTTTTGTATGTATGAAAATGGCATTTTAAGCCCACAAATGAAGGCTTTGCAAGCAAATATAAGGATAAAAAGTAATGATATATAA
- the lon gene encoding endopeptidase La: MQMVQNYPAKLPVLVEDELFLYPFMITPIFLSDIDNIKALELALKNESMIFVAPSKFEGARTFNEIYDCGVIGTIMRKVPLPDGRIKILFQGYAKGKIIKQSGQKPLMAEVDLIQQKIPEASKNEALLAVLKEKVRALASMSHYFSPDLLRSIEEGVDSARICDLILNTIRIKKQTAYEFFIEVDLEQKMLKLIALIAEEIETNKLQKEIKSKVHSKIDKVNKEYFLKEQLRQIQSELGFDAQKEDEARDYHTKLEAKKKFMYEEAYKEIKKQIEKFERIHQDNSEASMLQTYIETALEVPFEKLAKKKLDIKEVSKQLNKDHYALNKPKERIEEYFAVRELLEKRGVADKDGAKVILCLYGPPGVGKTSLANSVAKALKRELIRIALGGLEDVNELRGHRRTYIGAMPGRIVQGLIEAKQINPVVVLDEIDKINRSFRGDPSAALLEILDPEQNAKFRDYYLNFNIDLSKIIFIATANDISQIPAPLRDRMEFIELSSYTPSEKFAIAKNYLIPDELKKHGLKSTELSISKDATELMISEYTRESGVRTLRRKVAELCRKAAKKLLLEEGKKISITAKNLNAFLDKKVYEIEKQSGKDEIGQVNGLAWTAVGGDVLKIEAIKIKGKGELVLTGSLGDVMKESARIAFSVVKVLIDENKLKVPKKLFYKLKENVYDQYNIHLHVPDGATPKDGPSAGITMCVALASVFSGRKVRSDVAMTGELDLMGKVLPIGGLKEKLIAAYKADIKTALIPQKNYERDLKEIPDEVKQNLEIIPVKSFDEVLKYALL, translated from the coding sequence ATGCAAATGGTGCAAAACTACCCAGCCAAACTTCCTGTTTTGGTTGAAGATGAACTTTTTTTATACCCTTTTATGATAACGCCGATTTTTTTAAGCGATATTGACAATATCAAAGCCCTTGAGCTTGCGCTTAAAAATGAAAGTATGATTTTTGTCGCTCCTTCTAAATTTGAAGGTGCAAGAACCTTTAATGAAATTTATGATTGTGGAGTTATAGGCACGATTATGCGTAAAGTGCCTTTGCCCGATGGACGCATAAAAATCCTTTTTCAAGGTTATGCTAAGGGTAAGATCATCAAACAAAGCGGACAAAAGCCTTTGATGGCTGAGGTTGATTTGATCCAGCAAAAAATTCCAGAAGCGAGCAAAAACGAAGCCTTGCTTGCTGTTTTAAAAGAAAAAGTGCGTGCTTTAGCTTCAATGAGTCATTATTTTAGTCCTGATTTGTTAAGAAGCATAGAAGAAGGTGTTGATAGTGCAAGGATTTGCGATCTTATCTTAAATACCATACGCATTAAAAAGCAAACTGCCTATGAGTTTTTTATAGAAGTTGATTTAGAACAAAAAATGCTTAAACTCATAGCCTTAATCGCTGAAGAAATAGAAACAAACAAACTTCAAAAAGAGATCAAAAGTAAGGTGCACTCAAAGATCGATAAGGTTAATAAAGAATATTTTTTAAAAGAGCAATTAAGACAAATTCAAAGTGAACTTGGCTTTGATGCGCAAAAAGAAGATGAGGCTAGGGATTATCATACTAAGCTTGAGGCGAAGAAAAAATTCATGTATGAAGAAGCCTATAAAGAGATTAAAAAGCAGATTGAAAAATTTGAACGCATTCATCAAGATAATTCAGAAGCAAGTATGCTTCAAACCTACATAGAAACAGCCCTTGAAGTGCCTTTTGAAAAGCTAGCGAAAAAAAAGCTTGACATCAAAGAAGTAAGCAAACAGCTCAATAAAGATCATTACGCCCTAAATAAGCCAAAAGAAAGAATAGAAGAGTATTTTGCTGTGCGTGAGCTTTTGGAAAAAAGAGGAGTTGCTGATAAGGACGGCGCTAAGGTGATCTTGTGTTTATATGGACCTCCTGGTGTTGGTAAAACAAGCCTTGCAAACTCAGTAGCTAAGGCTTTAAAAAGAGAACTCATACGCATAGCTTTAGGCGGACTTGAGGATGTGAATGAACTAAGAGGACACCGCCGCACTTATATAGGAGCCATGCCAGGACGCATAGTCCAAGGTCTTATAGAAGCAAAACAGATCAATCCTGTTGTCGTGCTTGATGAGATCGATAAGATCAACAGAAGCTTTAGAGGCGATCCAAGTGCAGCACTTTTAGAGATACTTGATCCAGAGCAAAATGCTAAATTTAGGGATTATTATTTAAATTTTAATATAGATTTAAGTAAGATCATCTTTATCGCCACAGCCAATGATATTAGCCAAATTCCAGCTCCCTTAAGAGATAGAATGGAATTTATTGAGCTTAGCTCTTATACTCCAAGTGAGAAATTTGCTATAGCCAAAAACTATCTTATCCCTGATGAGCTTAAAAAACATGGTTTAAAAAGTACAGAACTAAGTATTAGCAAAGATGCAACTGAGCTGATGATTAGCGAATATACAAGAGAATCAGGAGTAAGAACCTTAAGACGAAAAGTGGCTGAATTATGCCGCAAAGCAGCAAAAAAACTTCTGCTTGAAGAAGGCAAAAAGATCAGCATCACAGCTAAGAATTTAAACGCTTTTTTAGATAAAAAAGTCTATGAGATCGAAAAACAAAGCGGAAAAGATGAGATAGGACAAGTCAATGGGCTTGCTTGGACGGCTGTGGGTGGAGATGTACTTAAAATCGAAGCCATTAAGATCAAAGGTAAAGGCGAGCTTGTGCTTACTGGCTCGCTAGGCGATGTGATGAAAGAAAGCGCGCGTATAGCCTTTAGTGTGGTGAAAGTTTTAATCGATGAAAACAAGCTTAAAGTACCTAAAAAGCTTTTTTATAAGCTAAAAGAAAATGTTTATGATCAATACAATATCCACCTGCATGTTCCAGATGGAGCTACCCCAAAAGATGGACCAAGTGCAGGTATAACCATGTGCGTGGCTTTAGCAAGCGTATTTAGCGGAAGAAAGGTGCGTTCAGATGTAGCTATGACAGGCGAGCTTGATCTTATGGGCAAGGTTTTGCCAATTGGCGGACTTAAAGAAAAGCTCATTGCTGCGTATAAAGCAGACATAAAAACAGCTTTAATTCCACAGAAAAACTATGAAAGGGATTTAAAAGAAATTCCAGATGAGGTAAAGCAAAATCTTGAGATTATCCCAGTTAAGAGCTTTGATGAGGTTTTAAAATATGCCTTGCTTTAA
- the bamD gene encoding outer membrane protein assembly factor BamD: protein MKTRLLFFLSVSFLFLACSTRNDELYNLSALQWHEQIIKDIQDNDLEKADEHYTSMASEHSADALLEPIQLILAQMHIEEEEYKLADFYLEENAKKFGNSQNLDFIRYLQIKAKFEAFAQPNREQALLLEGRDQIATFSKTYPQTEYAPLVQTMLTKFNLAIFALDENIASLYKRTDREQSYEIYQQRLQESEFNDVPMIKAKVAWYRRIFE, encoded by the coding sequence ATGAAAACACGACTTCTTTTTTTCTTGAGTGTAAGTTTTTTATTTTTAGCATGTAGCACGAGAAATGACGAGCTTTACAACCTAAGTGCTTTGCAGTGGCACGAACAAATCATCAAAGATATACAGGACAATGATCTTGAAAAAGCTGATGAGCATTATACTTCTATGGCAAGCGAACATAGTGCAGATGCTTTACTTGAACCTATACAGCTTATTTTAGCTCAAATGCATATTGAAGAAGAAGAATACAAGCTTGCTGATTTTTATTTGGAAGAAAATGCAAAAAAGTTTGGAAATTCTCAAAATCTTGATTTTATCCGTTATTTGCAGATTAAGGCTAAATTTGAAGCCTTCGCTCAGCCAAATAGAGAGCAAGCTCTTTTGCTTGAGGGCAGGGATCAAATCGCTACATTTTCAAAGACTTATCCACAAACTGAATACGCTCCTTTGGTGCAAACCATGCTTACGAAATTTAACCTTGCTATTTTTGCCTTAGATGAAAACATAGCCAGCCTTTACAAACGCACAGATAGAGAACAAAGCTATGAAATTTATCAGCAAAGATTGCAAGAGTCTGAATTTAATGATGTGCCTATGATTAAGGCTAAAGTTGCTTGGTATAGACGAATTTTTGAATAA